Proteins from a genomic interval of Echeneis naucrates chromosome 21, fEcheNa1.1, whole genome shotgun sequence:
- the ofd1 gene encoding centriole and centriolar satellite protein ofd1 isoform X2 has product MYSTKEDTLSLSPDELRRRLYQTFKNKGVLDTLKTQLRNQLIQELKHPPLTGGEPVPRPVPAKSEPLLVSVCNSMVADHLSSSGYEYTLSVFYPESGLCKEKVFTKEDFLHLLKISPQSGLYRSLSSKKDIDKGFLVSLLTQLTHHYTHDLCHDADTQTSVASHGESLVEKMKMIDKEYENLNCSEDKWFPLQSKLAAYRKEIEAQMQAEMNTKMQHFKDVEIAKVRLEEKSKFHKEFDKLKQDLEKTYEMKKMSLMDREKNAIERLQKQQEIEEKNVYMQRQSLLKEIETLRNREHELRMRTEAFEESRTSHKEKVKTTEELLRRRELAVKTMEDTHDQRLQNELYRYQLELNEEFNRRTEKLNENENRNKVETTRIQKESAIIDAKLEEHSRACSELRRLQAELDTAQQQVSLLTQQKDLLGERLETMSDYPSLKREKAELQGQLRLLKKQLDEAQEENRLLHADLGKPSKEQLALQMELRRLQSARRVDEEEFDNQRQVLQAQLQSEMERCAQLKVQLTECEEKLQWMTNHVEDIKMQLRQTQQGGPLREHKSPLRSSQDSDMELVITAKARIQELTKEAETLEEAYRNYQQRAVRSTISHMLPPRPLSPQQPHPSNRPTSPLRKHTSHHSHTHSPYKPKDLHRPLSSQITQPPPLISYDPRNIFAPAQPRVTFSEAHKQPESTVFPEHSLAQSLFQRDKPHEDDSSSLSRRLSSTRHSSSRKKLQTETAEVAFLELSSDRPLPHAPCKEVMTSADLSSEFSPPHSPQLKSTARDQTSPPNAQPVLSSSESSPQPEKISLEDLTGHMSEPGHIPELLLDTAVPLTEEAPDGPAVPHPQDLPEDPIDLQGQAEVAQTSAEYVRDEDEGDEEQRWERERKERHERRQREQEEAREKELQELERLEKEMPLQGVEPPGQEKKEEGITKIDQGEEKEQKDEGEETKGENPLEKYMKMVLEAREREQGQHSGKEEVGHISPEAKSLSEGNEDSIVAYSHKDEDDDFW; this is encoded by the exons ATGTACTCGACCAAGGAAGACACCTTATCCCTCTCCCCAGATGAGCTGAGGAGAAGACTCTaccaaacttttaaaaacaaggGAGTCCTCGATACCCTTAAA ACACAGCTGAGGAATCAGCTAATCCAGGAGTTGAAACACCCACCTCTGACCGGCGGTGAACCGGTGCCCAGACCAGTTCCTGCGAAATCTGAACCCCTCTTGGTCTCAGTCTGTAACAGCATGGTTGCTGATCATCTGAGCAGCTCGGGGTATGAGTACACCCTTTCTGTATTCTACCCTGAAAGTGGCCTATGCAAAGAAAAG GTATTCACCAAAGAGGACTTCCTTCATCTTCTTAAAATTAGTCCTCAGTCAGGCCTTTACAGATCCCTG TCTTCAAAAAAAGACATCGATAAAG GTTTCCTCGTCAGCCTTTTAACACAGCTAACACACCATTATACACATGACCTGTGCCATGATGCAGACACGCAGACAAGTGTAGCAAGTCATGGAGAGTCTCTTG TtgagaagatgaaaatgatCGATAAGGAATATGAGAACTTAAATTGCAGCGAAGACAAATGGTTTCCTCTCCAATCAAAACTTGCTGCATATAGAAAAGAAATTGAAGCACAGATGCAAGCCGAAATGAACACAAAG aTGCAGCACTTTAAAGATGTTGAGATCGCCAAGGTGCGGCTGGAAGAAAAATCAAAATTTCATAAGGAATTTGACAAGCTGAAACAAGACCTGGAGAAGACctatgaaatgaagaaaatgtccCTGATGGACCGGGAGAAAAATGCTATTGAGCGGTTACAGAAACAACAAGAG attgaagaaaaaaatgtatatatgcaGAGACAATCATTACTGAAAGAAATTGAAACACTGCGAAACAGAGAACATGAGCTGAGGATGAGAACAGAGGCCTTTGAAGA GAGTAGGACTTCTCACAAAGAGAAGGTCAAGACCACAGAGGAGCTTCTGAGGAGGAGAGAACTGGCTGTGAAGACAATGGAGGACACACATGACCAAAGACTGCAGAATGAACTTTACAG GTATCAGCTTGAATTGAATGAAGAATTCAACAGGAGAACAGAGAAATTAAATGAGAATGAAAATCGAAACAAAG tgGAAACTACTCGTATCCAAAAGGAATCAGCTATAATTGATGCCAAATTAGAAGAGCACAGTAGAGCATGTTCAGAGCTGAGACGCTTGCAG gCTGAGCTAGATACAGCACAGCAGCAAGTGTCTCTGCTGACTCAACAGAAAGACCTGTtaggagaaagactggagacCATGAGTGACTATCCCAGcttgaaaagagagaaagcagagctTCAGGGGCAGCTGCGACTGTTGAAGAAACAGCTGGATGAGGCCCAGGAGGAGAACCGGCTTCTCCATGCAG ATTTGGGCAAACCATCCAAAGAGCAGCTGGCCTTGCAGATGGAGCTTCGGAGGCTGCAGAGTGCCCGCAGAGTGGACGAGGAAGAGTTTGACAACCAGAGACAGGTGCTGCAGGCACAGCTCCAGAGTGAG atgGAGCGCTGCGCTCAGCTAAAGGTTCAGCtaacagagtgtgaggaaaagtTGCAGTGGATGACAAAccatgttgaagacatcaagaTGCAGCTTCGCCAAACACAACAAG GTGGGCCCCTCCGAGAACACAAGTCTCCTTTGAGGAGTTCTCAAGACTCTGACATGGAGCTGGTGATAACAGCCAAGGCTCGGATCCAGGAGCTGACAAAGGAGGCTGAGACCTTGGAGGAAGCTTACAGGAATtaccagcagagggcagtgcGCTCCACCATCTCACATATGCTTCCCCCAAGACCCCTTTCCCCACAACAGCCACATCCTTCAAATCGCCCTACGTCTCCTCTGAGGAAGCACACATCTCACCATTCTCACACCCACTCACCCTATAAACCAAAGGATTTGCACAGACCGCTGTCATCCCAAATAACTCAACCCCCTCCCTTGATATCGTACGACCCCAGAAACATCTTTGCACCAGCACAGCCGAGAGTGACCTTCTCAGAAGCTCACAAACAACCTGAGTCCACAGTTTTCCCAGAGCACAGTCTTGCTCAATCTTTGTTTCAAAGAGATAAACCCCATGAGGATGACAGCTCTTCTCTGTCCAGACGTCTGTCCTCAACCCGACACTCGTCCTCCAGGAAAAAGCTTCAAACAGAGACTGCAGAAG TGGCATTTCTGGAACTGTCTTCTGACAGACCCCTCCCTCATGCCCCCTGCAAGGAGGTAATGACCTCAGCTGACCTTTCCTCTGAGTTCAGTCCGCCTCACAGTCCTCAGCTGAAAAGCACAGCACGAGACCAGACCAG TCCACCTAACGCCCAACCGGTCCTCTCCAGCTCGGAGTCTTCCCCACAGCCTGAGAAGATCAGCCTGGAAGATCTCACAGGGCACATGTCAG AGCCCGGCCACATTCCAGAGCTTCTCCTGGACACTGCTGTCCCTCTCACTGAGGAGGCCCCTGACGGCCCCGCTGTCCCCCACCCACAGGACCTCCCAGAAGACCCAATAGACTTGCAGGGCCAGGCGG AAGTCGCACAAACATCAGCTGAATATGTCAGGGACGAGGATGAAGGGGATGAGGAGCAGAGGTGGGAAAGAGAGCGAAAAGAAAGACACGAACGAAGGCAAAGGGAGCAAGAGGAAGCCAGAGAGAAGGAGCTTCAAGAACTGGAACGCTTGGAAAAAGAGATG CCTTTGCAGGGGGTGGAGCCAccaggacaggaaaaaaaagaagaaggaataACCAAGATTGACcaaggagaagagaaggaacagaaggatgaaggagaggagacTAAAGGTGAAAATCCATTggaaaaatacatgaaaatggTCCTGGaagcaagagagagggagcaggggCAG CACTCTGGAAAAGAAGAAGTGGGACATATAAGCCCAGAGGCCAAGAGTTTGTCTGAGGGAAACGAAGACAG catcGTAGCATATTCACACAAGGATGAAGACGATGACTTCTGGTGA
- the ofd1 gene encoding centriole and centriolar satellite protein ofd1 isoform X1 encodes MYSTKEDTLSLSPDELRRRLYQTFKNKGVLDTLKTQLRNQLIQELKHPPLTGGEPVPRPVPAKSEPLLVSVCNSMVADHLSSSGYEYTLSVFYPESGLCKEKVFTKEDFLHLLKISPQSGLYRSLSSKKDIDKGFLVSLLTQLTHHYTHDLCHDADTQTSVASHGESLVEKMKMIDKEYENLNCSEDKWFPLQSKLAAYRKEIEAQMQAEMNTKMQHFKDVEIAKVRLEEKSKFHKEFDKLKQDLEKTYEMKKMSLMDREKNAIERLQKQQEIEEKNVYMQRQSLLKEIETLRNREHELRMRTEAFEESRTSHKEKVKTTEELLRRRELAVKTMEDTHDQRLQNELYRYQLELNEEFNRRTEKLNENENRNKVETTRIQKESAIIDAKLEEHSRACSELRRLQAELDTAQQQVSLLTQQKDLLGERLETMSDYPSLKREKAELQGQLRLLKKQLDEAQEENRLLHADLGKPSKEQLALQMELRRLQSARRVDEEEFDNQRQVLQAQLQSEMERCAQLKVQLTECEEKLQWMTNHVEDIKMQLRQTQQALENEVLRNPKPSLVDRSVLELSADRLVPPDIYVDRALLRARVGYDDVYEAGGPLREHKSPLRSSQDSDMELVITAKARIQELTKEAETLEEAYRNYQQRAVRSTISHMLPPRPLSPQQPHPSNRPTSPLRKHTSHHSHTHSPYKPKDLHRPLSSQITQPPPLISYDPRNIFAPAQPRVTFSEAHKQPESTVFPEHSLAQSLFQRDKPHEDDSSSLSRRLSSTRHSSSRKKLQTETAEVAFLELSSDRPLPHAPCKEVMTSADLSSEFSPPHSPQLKSTARDQTSPPNAQPVLSSSESSPQPEKISLEDLTGHMSEPGHIPELLLDTAVPLTEEAPDGPAVPHPQDLPEDPIDLQGQAEVAQTSAEYVRDEDEGDEEQRWERERKERHERRQREQEEAREKELQELERLEKEMPLQGVEPPGQEKKEEGITKIDQGEEKEQKDEGEETKGENPLEKYMKMVLEAREREQGQHSGKEEVGHISPEAKSLSEGNEDSIVAYSHKDEDDDFW; translated from the exons ATGTACTCGACCAAGGAAGACACCTTATCCCTCTCCCCAGATGAGCTGAGGAGAAGACTCTaccaaacttttaaaaacaaggGAGTCCTCGATACCCTTAAA ACACAGCTGAGGAATCAGCTAATCCAGGAGTTGAAACACCCACCTCTGACCGGCGGTGAACCGGTGCCCAGACCAGTTCCTGCGAAATCTGAACCCCTCTTGGTCTCAGTCTGTAACAGCATGGTTGCTGATCATCTGAGCAGCTCGGGGTATGAGTACACCCTTTCTGTATTCTACCCTGAAAGTGGCCTATGCAAAGAAAAG GTATTCACCAAAGAGGACTTCCTTCATCTTCTTAAAATTAGTCCTCAGTCAGGCCTTTACAGATCCCTG TCTTCAAAAAAAGACATCGATAAAG GTTTCCTCGTCAGCCTTTTAACACAGCTAACACACCATTATACACATGACCTGTGCCATGATGCAGACACGCAGACAAGTGTAGCAAGTCATGGAGAGTCTCTTG TtgagaagatgaaaatgatCGATAAGGAATATGAGAACTTAAATTGCAGCGAAGACAAATGGTTTCCTCTCCAATCAAAACTTGCTGCATATAGAAAAGAAATTGAAGCACAGATGCAAGCCGAAATGAACACAAAG aTGCAGCACTTTAAAGATGTTGAGATCGCCAAGGTGCGGCTGGAAGAAAAATCAAAATTTCATAAGGAATTTGACAAGCTGAAACAAGACCTGGAGAAGACctatgaaatgaagaaaatgtccCTGATGGACCGGGAGAAAAATGCTATTGAGCGGTTACAGAAACAACAAGAG attgaagaaaaaaatgtatatatgcaGAGACAATCATTACTGAAAGAAATTGAAACACTGCGAAACAGAGAACATGAGCTGAGGATGAGAACAGAGGCCTTTGAAGA GAGTAGGACTTCTCACAAAGAGAAGGTCAAGACCACAGAGGAGCTTCTGAGGAGGAGAGAACTGGCTGTGAAGACAATGGAGGACACACATGACCAAAGACTGCAGAATGAACTTTACAG GTATCAGCTTGAATTGAATGAAGAATTCAACAGGAGAACAGAGAAATTAAATGAGAATGAAAATCGAAACAAAG tgGAAACTACTCGTATCCAAAAGGAATCAGCTATAATTGATGCCAAATTAGAAGAGCACAGTAGAGCATGTTCAGAGCTGAGACGCTTGCAG gCTGAGCTAGATACAGCACAGCAGCAAGTGTCTCTGCTGACTCAACAGAAAGACCTGTtaggagaaagactggagacCATGAGTGACTATCCCAGcttgaaaagagagaaagcagagctTCAGGGGCAGCTGCGACTGTTGAAGAAACAGCTGGATGAGGCCCAGGAGGAGAACCGGCTTCTCCATGCAG ATTTGGGCAAACCATCCAAAGAGCAGCTGGCCTTGCAGATGGAGCTTCGGAGGCTGCAGAGTGCCCGCAGAGTGGACGAGGAAGAGTTTGACAACCAGAGACAGGTGCTGCAGGCACAGCTCCAGAGTGAG atgGAGCGCTGCGCTCAGCTAAAGGTTCAGCtaacagagtgtgaggaaaagtTGCAGTGGATGACAAAccatgttgaagacatcaagaTGCAGCTTCGCCAAACACAACAAG CTCTTGAAAATGAAGTGCTGCGTAACCCCAAGCCCTCTCTTGTTGATCGCTCAGTACTGGAGCTCAGTGCTGACAGGCTGGTTCCCCCTGACATCTATGTGGACAGAGCTCTGCTCAGGGCCAGGGTGGGTTATGATGATGTTTATGAAGCAGGTGGGCCCCTCCGAGAACACAAGTCTCCTTTGAGGAGTTCTCAAGACTCTGACATGGAGCTGGTGATAACAGCCAAGGCTCGGATCCAGGAGCTGACAAAGGAGGCTGAGACCTTGGAGGAAGCTTACAGGAATtaccagcagagggcagtgcGCTCCACCATCTCACATATGCTTCCCCCAAGACCCCTTTCCCCACAACAGCCACATCCTTCAAATCGCCCTACGTCTCCTCTGAGGAAGCACACATCTCACCATTCTCACACCCACTCACCCTATAAACCAAAGGATTTGCACAGACCGCTGTCATCCCAAATAACTCAACCCCCTCCCTTGATATCGTACGACCCCAGAAACATCTTTGCACCAGCACAGCCGAGAGTGACCTTCTCAGAAGCTCACAAACAACCTGAGTCCACAGTTTTCCCAGAGCACAGTCTTGCTCAATCTTTGTTTCAAAGAGATAAACCCCATGAGGATGACAGCTCTTCTCTGTCCAGACGTCTGTCCTCAACCCGACACTCGTCCTCCAGGAAAAAGCTTCAAACAGAGACTGCAGAAG TGGCATTTCTGGAACTGTCTTCTGACAGACCCCTCCCTCATGCCCCCTGCAAGGAGGTAATGACCTCAGCTGACCTTTCCTCTGAGTTCAGTCCGCCTCACAGTCCTCAGCTGAAAAGCACAGCACGAGACCAGACCAG TCCACCTAACGCCCAACCGGTCCTCTCCAGCTCGGAGTCTTCCCCACAGCCTGAGAAGATCAGCCTGGAAGATCTCACAGGGCACATGTCAG AGCCCGGCCACATTCCAGAGCTTCTCCTGGACACTGCTGTCCCTCTCACTGAGGAGGCCCCTGACGGCCCCGCTGTCCCCCACCCACAGGACCTCCCAGAAGACCCAATAGACTTGCAGGGCCAGGCGG AAGTCGCACAAACATCAGCTGAATATGTCAGGGACGAGGATGAAGGGGATGAGGAGCAGAGGTGGGAAAGAGAGCGAAAAGAAAGACACGAACGAAGGCAAAGGGAGCAAGAGGAAGCCAGAGAGAAGGAGCTTCAAGAACTGGAACGCTTGGAAAAAGAGATG CCTTTGCAGGGGGTGGAGCCAccaggacaggaaaaaaaagaagaaggaataACCAAGATTGACcaaggagaagagaaggaacagaaggatgaaggagaggagacTAAAGGTGAAAATCCATTggaaaaatacatgaaaatggTCCTGGaagcaagagagagggagcaggggCAG CACTCTGGAAAAGAAGAAGTGGGACATATAAGCCCAGAGGCCAAGAGTTTGTCTGAGGGAAACGAAGACAG catcGTAGCATATTCACACAAGGATGAAGACGATGACTTCTGGTGA